The following coding sequences are from one Nitrosopumilaceae archaeon window:
- a CDS encoding urease subunit gamma, translating to MIKIEMVVKGESDLSFTILFEFRNEDDAIFHNVVELVKDKLAKNLKLNVNEALLAYCAHIVSEIRSNKSESEIVNNSLKILTRDNVLIGVPETLREIIFNIILDNFPKKTIRYIEPIPTANYIMIDSEASGS from the coding sequence TTGATTAAAATCGAGATGGTGGTAAAGGGAGAATCAGATCTTTCCTTTACGATATTGTTTGAATTCAGAAACGAAGATGATGCAATTTTTCACAATGTTGTAGAATTAGTTAAGGACAAACTTGCAAAAAATTTGAAACTAAACGTCAATGAAGCCTTGTTGGCATATTGTGCACACATAGTAAGTGAAATACGTTCAAACAAATCCGAGTCAGAAATAGTAAATAACTCATTAAAAATTTTAACAAGAGATAATGTTTTAATTGGAGTTCCAGAAACGTTAAGAGAAATTATATTTAATATCATTTTGGATAATTTTCCAAAAAAGACAATCAGATACATTGAACCGATTCCAACTGCAAATTACATAATGATAGATTCCGAAGCAAGTGGGAGTTAA
- a CDS encoding COX15/CtaA family protein — translation MHFKYLALASLVILYSLMFIGGYLQASGQGLSCPEWPLCPSGILPSAEYLTEWIHRLVAATTGILIVATAIGSWKVAGSNTKIRITGTLAGVLAVAQITLGAIVIDTKLHAVIVAIHNGAGILLFAMTLLTTLFAFRLTRSSTIQTKV, via the coding sequence ATGCATTTTAAATATCTAGCACTTGCTTCTCTTGTAATTTTATACTCGCTCATGTTTATTGGAGGATACCTACAAGCAAGTGGACAAGGTCTTTCTTGTCCAGAATGGCCATTATGTCCAAGTGGAATTCTTCCGTCTGCAGAATATTTGACAGAGTGGATACATAGATTGGTTGCAGCAACAACAGGAATACTAATTGTAGCAACCGCTATAGGAAGCTGGAAAGTAGCAGGCTCTAATACAAAAATAAGAATTACTGGAACTTTGGCTGGAGTTCTTGCTGTTGCTCAAATTACACTTGGAGCAATAGTGATTGATACTAAACTACATGCTGTAATTGTAGCAATACATAATGGTGCAGGAATTTTGTTATTTGCAATGACTCTTCTTACTACATTATTTGCATTTAGATTAACTAGATCTTCCACAATACAAACTAAGGTTTAG
- a CDS encoding glycosyltransferase, with the protein MNKIVFFSSPIGLGHATRDIAIAQYLDKNSIKFISGEGGSKLFSEYSFDIEDLYHPPPFAVNNGKLQNPLNWLFKYYSYYKECKAISSNIIEREKPNLIVSDEDFASLTIGQGKKLRTILITDILETRFVRGIGSLIEKKMNRSMKEIIQKCDLVILPENGPNEDNIVRVGPIVRSIIRTREELRKKFLFNKKTIVVSIGGTNAGKFLIDAVIDVFEKIKLDAELVIVSGPSLKIYNDKIRNLGFVNNLHEIIYAADLIISLAGKSTIDESKHYGTPGIFIPIKGHFEQEENAKEVGFSFDDLSLLESLIPEKINEKRIQINFDGAQKAANLIKKIL; encoded by the coding sequence ATGAATAAGATAGTTTTCTTTTCAAGTCCAATAGGTCTTGGACATGCAACACGAGACATAGCTATTGCTCAATATCTTGATAAAAATTCTATAAAATTTATCAGTGGTGAAGGAGGATCAAAATTATTTTCAGAATATAGTTTTGATATAGAAGACTTGTATCATCCTCCTCCTTTTGCAGTCAATAATGGTAAATTACAAAATCCATTAAATTGGCTTTTTAAATATTATTCATATTACAAGGAATGTAAGGCTATATCATCAAATATAATAGAAAGGGAAAAACCAAATCTCATAGTTAGTGATGAGGATTTTGCATCACTCACAATAGGACAGGGAAAAAAACTAAGAACAATATTGATTACAGATATTTTAGAAACAAGATTTGTACGTGGAATTGGATCTTTAATTGAAAAAAAGATGAATCGTTCAATGAAAGAGATAATTCAAAAATGTGATCTTGTAATTTTACCTGAAAATGGTCCTAATGAAGATAACATTGTAAGAGTTGGACCAATAGTAAGAAGCATTATACGGACAAGGGAGGAATTAAGAAAGAAATTTTTGTTCAATAAAAAAACAATTGTTGTAAGTATAGGAGGAACAAATGCAGGTAAATTTTTAATTGATGCAGTAATTGATGTCTTTGAAAAAATAAAATTAGATGCAGAACTTGTCATTGTTTCTGGACCGTCATTAAAAATTTATAATGATAAGATACGAAATCTCGGTTTTGTAAATAATTTACATGAAATCATTTATGCTGCAGATTTGATAATTTCTCTTGCAGGCAAATCAACAATTGATGAATCTAAACATTATGGAACCCCAGGTATTTTCATACCAATAAAGGGACATTTTGAACAAGAAGAAAATGCAAAGGAAGTAGGTTTTTCTTTTGATGATCTTTCCCTTTTAGAGTCTTTGATTCCAGAAAAAATTAATGAAAAAAGGATTCAAATAAATTTTGATGGTGCTCAAAAAGCTGCAAACCTGATCAAAAAGATATTATGA
- a CDS encoding branched-chain amino acid transaminase: MKEQGKIWMNGKLVPFKDAKIHVLTHALHYSTAVFEGIRCYNTPKGSMIFRLPEHVDRLFKSAKMYSMKLPYSKNEISKAIIETVKASKLKECYIRPIAYYGYGVLGLTPTPNKIDLAIACWEWKLGESSAGKVHGARCKVSSWLRIDSRSQPMQAKAASNYANAALARVEALKDGYDEAIMLNYNGKISEGSAENIFLVNNGEIFTPPLSAGILNGITRDSVIKIASADEISITETNIDREDLYVADEVFMTGTAAEVKSVTEIDNITIGDGKPGKITRKLQNAFLSVAMGKAKRFSKWLTPI, translated from the coding sequence ATGAAAGAACAAGGAAAAATTTGGATGAATGGTAAGCTTGTACCATTCAAGGATGCCAAAATACATGTTCTTACCCATGCATTACATTATTCAACAGCAGTCTTTGAAGGAATTAGATGCTATAACACACCAAAAGGTTCTATGATATTTCGATTACCAGAACATGTTGATAGATTATTCAAATCAGCAAAAATGTATTCTATGAAATTACCATATTCAAAAAATGAAATCTCTAAAGCAATAATAGAAACAGTAAAGGCAAGTAAGTTAAAAGAATGTTACATCAGACCCATTGCTTATTATGGTTATGGAGTACTTGGTTTAACTCCGACTCCAAATAAGATTGATCTTGCTATTGCATGTTGGGAATGGAAACTTGGTGAATCAAGTGCAGGAAAAGTACATGGGGCAAGATGTAAAGTTTCAAGTTGGTTAAGAATAGATTCTAGATCCCAACCTATGCAAGCAAAAGCTGCCTCGAACTATGCAAATGCTGCACTTGCCAGAGTAGAAGCGCTAAAAGATGGCTATGATGAAGCTATAATGTTAAATTATAATGGCAAAATCTCAGAAGGAAGTGCAGAAAATATTTTCCTTGTAAATAATGGCGAAATATTTACTCCTCCGCTAAGTGCTGGCATATTAAATGGTATAACGAGAGACAGTGTCATCAAAATAGCTAGTGCTGATGAGATTTCAATAACAGAAACTAATATCGATAGAGAGGATCTCTATGTTGCTGATGAAGTATTTATGACTGGAACAGCCGCAGAGGTAAAATCGGTAACAGAAATTGACAACATAACAATCGGAGACGGGAAACCTGGTAAGATAACACGAAAGCTTCAAAATGCCTTTTTGAGTGTAGCCATGGGAAAAGCTAAAAGATTCTCAAAATGGCTAACTCCAATTTGA
- a CDS encoding cupredoxin domain-containing protein, whose protein sequence is MSHTEHDAPTLRTSPRRMGKMLAIIIGIQIVGGLIFFTHYDFWNSYLPIAGKLQEQGEAKAGAQGTATGKEVDVSLKFVESPDFKNYGFNAPVGQTGANPEVDANVGDKIVFDITNGGKSFHAFAVTDSESGPGPAIDGTTIGTADNPMKPGAEGKVTFVPAKAGEYYYICAVPGHRELGMEGKILVKEGGGKESSSAASGAAVAPTGNKVEFSLSFVMSADFKDYAFNALTGQPGHNPDITVKSGDTVTIHIKNDSTSFHAFGVVTDPEDPSSVVWNAAYKTPDNPMKPHETGDVTFVAGAPGTYHYICTVPGHADLGMNGKFIVQ, encoded by the coding sequence ATGAGTCACACAGAACACGACGCACCAACACTTAGGACATCCCCTAGAAGAATGGGTAAGATGCTTGCAATTATTATTGGAATTCAGATTGTTGGCGGTTTGATATTTTTTACGCATTATGATTTCTGGAACTCTTATCTTCCCATTGCAGGGAAACTACAAGAACAAGGCGAAGCTAAAGCTGGAGCACAAGGAACTGCAACTGGAAAAGAAGTAGATGTTTCTCTAAAATTTGTAGAATCTCCTGACTTTAAGAATTATGGATTTAATGCGCCTGTTGGGCAGACGGGAGCTAATCCTGAAGTAGATGCCAATGTAGGTGATAAGATAGTTTTTGATATCACAAACGGAGGCAAATCATTTCATGCATTTGCAGTTACAGATTCTGAATCAGGACCTGGGCCAGCTATTGATGGCACTACCATCGGTACTGCTGATAATCCAATGAAACCAGGTGCAGAAGGAAAAGTTACATTTGTTCCAGCAAAGGCAGGAGAATATTATTACATCTGTGCAGTTCCAGGACATCGTGAATTAGGAATGGAAGGAAAAATATTAGTAAAAGAAGGAGGAGGAAAAGAATCAAGCTCTGCAGCATCTGGAGCAGCAGTTGCACCAACTGGTAACAAGGTAGAATTTTCTTTGAGTTTTGTTATGAGTGCTGATTTTAAGGATTATGCATTTAATGCACTTACTGGACAACCAGGACACAATCCAGATATCACTGTAAAATCTGGCGACACTGTCACAATTCATATCAAAAATGACAGTACATCATTTCATGCATTTGGTGTAGTTACAGATCCAGAAGATCCAAGTTCTGTTGTATGGAATGCTGCCTATAAGACTCCAGACAATCCAATGAAACCACATGAGACTGGTGATGTTACTTTTGTTGCAGGTGCACCAGGTACGTATCATTACATTTGTACTGTGCCAGGTCATGCTGACTTGGGAATGAATGGCAAGTTTATTGTGCAGTAA
- a CDS encoding aspartate kinase, which produces MKNLVIAKFGGSAIGIDGKQIPLIIKRINELKKDSKVIAVFSAPLTEHDNKQRSLTDIALKIGQKAEEGNLVNIEELKKPYQKILEFVDKKYQEDCKKIIGSLLEKSSNALNIAIQKKEFAYETRSRVLAYSGEILMSHVMNYVLKSSGIKSDVIEFETWPIITDKNIESANFLVAESSQNVNAIEALLEKNDVLSIGGFIGKTIDGLETTYERGGSDRTAADLGILFSKKYHTKIDFEKDSAVLSADPRIVKEELEGIGQLSYNEARIAGMFGMKILDPIAIKEIVENGVDMPIIITDMNKPEKLTTIERNPSKKNGHPLKIVTGKKNCAILRIESVSAQSLFESLEKDKRYNEFVILSPYTKDGIEFTRVLFLDADYVKRNERYILAFDSLASITYNRGVITLIGDEMWRVQQIASKASSKIGEAGLNILNMDAQEETSRIIIVIEDTGDNIEKAIRTVHNERSKIKFV; this is translated from the coding sequence TTGAAAAATCTAGTAATTGCAAAGTTTGGTGGAAGTGCGATAGGAATTGATGGTAAACAAATACCTCTTATCATAAAGCGCATTAATGAATTGAAAAAAGATTCCAAAGTAATTGCTGTCTTTTCTGCTCCTTTAACTGAACATGACAATAAACAAAGATCCCTTACAGACATTGCTTTAAAAATCGGTCAAAAAGCAGAAGAAGGAAATCTAGTAAACATAGAGGAATTAAAAAAACCATATCAGAAAATATTAGAATTTGTAGACAAGAAATACCAAGAAGATTGTAAAAAAATAATTGGTTCCTTGTTGGAAAAATCATCAAATGCATTGAATATAGCTATACAAAAAAAAGAATTTGCATATGAAACAAGATCCAGAGTTCTTGCATATTCTGGAGAGATACTCATGTCACATGTAATGAATTATGTTCTAAAAAGTTCAGGAATTAAATCAGATGTAATAGAATTTGAGACGTGGCCAATCATAACTGACAAAAATATAGAGTCAGCAAACTTTCTGGTTGCAGAATCTTCTCAAAATGTAAATGCCATAGAAGCACTACTAGAAAAAAATGATGTACTATCTATTGGAGGATTCATTGGAAAAACTATTGATGGATTAGAAACTACCTATGAAAGAGGAGGTTCAGACAGAACTGCTGCAGATCTTGGCATATTATTTAGTAAAAAATATCATACTAAAATTGATTTTGAAAAGGATAGTGCGGTTCTTTCTGCCGATCCAAGAATTGTAAAAGAAGAATTAGAAGGCATTGGACAACTTTCGTATAATGAAGCTAGAATTGCAGGTATGTTTGGAATGAAAATCCTGGATCCAATTGCGATAAAAGAGATTGTGGAAAATGGTGTAGATATGCCAATAATAATAACTGATATGAATAAACCTGAAAAACTTACTACTATTGAGAGAAATCCTAGCAAAAAAAATGGTCATCCTCTTAAGATAGTTACAGGGAAAAAGAACTGTGCAATATTACGAATAGAAAGTGTTTCTGCACAAAGTTTGTTTGAGTCCCTTGAAAAGGACAAGAGGTATAATGAATTTGTAATTTTATCTCCCTATACAAAAGATGGTATAGAATTTACTAGAGTACTGTTTCTTGATGCAGATTATGTAAAACGAAATGAGAGATACATTCTCGCGTTTGATTCGTTAGCTTCAATTACTTACAATAGAGGCGTTATTACTTTGATAGGAGATGAGATGTGGCGTGTACAACAGATTGCATCCAAAGCTAGCTCTAAGATAGGTGAAGCTGGTTTAAACATACTAAACATGGATGCTCAAGAAGAGACTTCACGAATTATAATAGTAATAGAGGATACTGGAGATAACATAGAAAAAGCTATTCGTACAGTACATAATGAAAGATCAAAAATCAAGTTTGTATAG
- a CDS encoding SRPBCC family protein gives MTTVSKTIDIKSKVSNVFTYFARPEHISDQFEERVGMTVVPMDVKAGMGVGTTFRVIGDFDGKRLEWDCETTEFIPEQKIAAKMIKGPFKKWDIAVEFKSLEDNLTKLTMTVNYEMPLGPLGSILNKIKFAKTAEKGMETALYKVRGLLEGNGSIPVYITLDAYRKLLEEKAKMNNAPVSTVLTKILEKYSQIETVKN, from the coding sequence ATGACTACTGTTAGTAAAACAATCGATATCAAATCCAAAGTCTCTAACGTCTTTACCTATTTTGCAAGACCAGAACACATCTCTGACCAATTTGAAGAGAGAGTGGGAATGACTGTGGTACCCATGGATGTTAAGGCAGGTATGGGTGTAGGAACTACCTTTAGAGTAATAGGTGATTTTGATGGTAAAAGACTGGAATGGGATTGTGAAACAACAGAATTCATACCAGAACAAAAAATTGCAGCTAAAATGATCAAAGGTCCTTTCAAAAAATGGGACATTGCAGTTGAATTCAAATCACTGGAAGATAACCTAACTAAACTTACCATGACAGTAAATTATGAAATGCCATTAGGCCCACTGGGCAGCATTTTAAACAAAATTAAATTTGCAAAGACAGCAGAAAAGGGAATGGAAACTGCTCTCTACAAAGTTAGAGGACTCTTGGAAGGGAATGGTTCAATTCCAGTGTACATTACACTTGATGCGTATAGAAAACTTTTAGAGGAAAAAGCAAAAATGAACAACGCACCAGTTTCTACCGTCTTGACTAAAATATTAGAAAAATACTCTCAAATTGAGACAGTTAAAAACTAA